In Agromyces archimandritae, one genomic interval encodes:
- a CDS encoding DNA-binding protein — protein sequence MFVITADQVGSRTGDDLGRALVERLDARFAGALLLPADQTAGDEVQFALADPGAALDAVLELARTGRWSTGLGVGGIRTPLPDATRKATGGAFIAAREAVGEAKRADGRFALRAEPGPASGAAAAEPDADGAAPDTDTGIAAADAEALVRVLLVLRERRTAQGWEVVDLMETGISQKDAAAALGITPSAVSMRLATAAWRTDRAAREALVRILDALDRAAGGASASPGGDPETTTGAKAGATP from the coding sequence ATGTTCGTCATCACCGCCGACCAGGTCGGCAGCCGCACCGGGGACGACCTCGGTCGAGCCCTCGTCGAACGCCTCGACGCCCGCTTCGCCGGCGCCCTGCTGCTCCCCGCCGATCAGACGGCCGGCGACGAGGTGCAGTTCGCCCTCGCCGACCCCGGGGCCGCACTCGACGCGGTGCTCGAGCTCGCCCGGACCGGCCGATGGAGCACGGGCCTCGGCGTCGGCGGCATCCGCACGCCGCTGCCGGACGCCACCCGCAAAGCGACCGGCGGGGCGTTCATCGCCGCGCGAGAAGCCGTCGGCGAGGCCAAGCGCGCGGACGGGCGGTTCGCCCTCCGCGCCGAACCGGGGCCAGCGTCCGGCGCTGCCGCAGCCGAGCCGGACGCGGACGGCGCCGCACCCGACACCGACACCGGCATCGCGGCGGCGGACGCCGAAGCGCTCGTCCGGGTCCTCCTCGTGCTGCGCGAGCGGCGCACCGCGCAGGGCTGGGAGGTCGTCGACCTCATGGAGACCGGCATCAGCCAGAAGGACGCCGCCGCCGCCCTCGGCATCACCCCCTCTGCCGTGAGCATGCGCCTCGCAACAGCCGCATGGCGCACCGACCGTGCCGCACGCGAGGCGCTCGTGCGCATCCTCGACGCCCTCGACCGGGCCGCGGGCGGCGCATCCGCCTCCCCCGGCGGCGATCCGGAGACCACGACGGGTGCGAAGGCCGGCGCCACCCCATAG
- the tyrS gene encoding tyrosine--tRNA ligase, whose amino-acid sequence MSESEILSTQRNDPSFDDVWEELNWRGLVHVSTDAAALKELLAGPPVTYYCGFDPTAPSLHLGNLVQLLTLRRIQLAGHRPLGLVGGSTGLIGDPRPTAERTLNTKETVAEWVARLQRQVSRFLSDEGENAVRLVNNLDWTAGLSAIDFLRDVGKHFRVGTMLKKDAVASRLNSDAGISYTEFSYQILQGFDYLELYRQYDCVLQTGGSDQWGNLTSGTDLIHRVEGASLHAIGTPLITNSDGSKFGKSEGNAIWLDAEMCSPYAFYQFWLNTDDADVVSRLKIFTFLSRAEIEEYGRKVESEPFRREAQKRLAVEVTELVHGEEAARAVIAASEALFGQGDLSALDPGTLRQALQELPNTTAAVDAPLAQLLVDTGLVVSLSEGRRAIKQGGVSLDNARIDDEYATLEGRVAAGGLAVLRRGKKTLAGIFVEG is encoded by the coding sequence GTGTCAGAATCCGAGATCCTCAGCACGCAGCGGAACGATCCGTCGTTCGACGATGTCTGGGAAGAGCTCAACTGGCGCGGGCTCGTGCACGTCTCGACGGACGCAGCTGCGCTGAAGGAGCTCCTCGCAGGGCCCCCGGTCACCTATTACTGCGGCTTCGACCCGACGGCGCCGAGCCTGCACCTCGGCAACCTCGTCCAACTGCTGACGCTCCGGCGCATCCAGCTGGCCGGGCATCGCCCCCTCGGACTCGTCGGCGGGTCCACGGGCCTCATCGGCGACCCCCGCCCCACGGCCGAGCGCACCCTGAACACCAAGGAGACCGTCGCCGAGTGGGTCGCACGGCTGCAACGGCAGGTCTCCCGTTTCCTCTCGGACGAGGGCGAGAACGCGGTGCGCCTCGTCAACAACCTCGACTGGACGGCCGGGCTCAGCGCGATCGACTTCCTCCGCGACGTCGGCAAGCACTTCCGCGTCGGCACGATGCTGAAGAAGGATGCGGTCGCCAGCCGGCTGAACTCCGATGCCGGGATCTCGTACACCGAGTTCAGCTACCAGATCCTGCAGGGCTTCGACTACCTCGAGCTGTACCGCCAGTACGACTGCGTGCTGCAGACGGGCGGCAGCGACCAGTGGGGCAACCTCACGAGCGGCACCGACCTGATCCATCGCGTCGAGGGCGCCTCGCTCCATGCCATCGGCACCCCGCTCATCACGAACAGCGACGGCTCGAAGTTCGGCAAGAGCGAGGGCAATGCGATCTGGCTCGACGCCGAGATGTGCAGCCCGTACGCGTTCTACCAGTTCTGGCTCAACACCGACGATGCCGACGTCGTCTCGCGCCTGAAGATCTTCACCTTCCTCTCGCGCGCCGAGATCGAGGAGTACGGGCGCAAGGTCGAGAGCGAGCCCTTCCGACGGGAGGCGCAGAAGCGCCTCGCCGTCGAGGTCACCGAACTCGTGCACGGCGAGGAGGCCGCACGCGCCGTCATCGCGGCGAGCGAAGCGCTCTTCGGTCAAGGCGACCTGTCGGCCCTCGACCCCGGCACCCTGCGGCAGGCGCTGCAGGAGCTGCCGAACACGACCGCGGCGGTGGATGCCCCGCTCGCCCAGCTCCTCGTCGACACCGGGCTCGTCGTGAGCCTCTCCGAAGGCCGGCGCGCGATCAAGCAGGGCGGGGTGTCGCTCGACAACGCCCGCATCGATGACGAGTACGCGACCCTCGAAGGCCGGGTCGCCGCCGGCGGTCTCGCCGTGCTCCGGCGCGGCAAGAAGACCCTCGCGGGCATCTTCGTCGAAGGGTGA